A genome region from Bacillaceae bacterium IKA-2 includes the following:
- the rocF gene encoding arginase: MKKVKEVSVIGVPMDLGQVRRGVDMGPSAMRYAGLIEQMEGMGISVNDYGDINIDRSSVKGETSHETMKNFREVIRVSEELQKEVNRVHSEGSFPLVLGGDHSISIGSIAGLAKSYKNLGVIWYDAHADLNTAETSPSGNIHGMPLSVNLGIGHNDLINIGGYCPKIKPENIVIIGARSIDDGEKDLIKEKGIKVYTMHEIDRIGMTKVIEETIEYLANRTDGVHLSLDLDAIDPLDAPGVGTPVMGGVSYRESHLALEMLFEAKIITSAEFVEINPILDDKNRTADVAVALVTSLLGKRLL; encoded by the coding sequence ATGAAAAAAGTAAAGGAAGTATCCGTTATAGGGGTTCCAATGGATTTAGGTCAAGTACGTCGAGGGGTAGACATGGGCCCAAGTGCTATGAGGTATGCAGGACTAATAGAACAAATGGAGGGTATGGGCATTAGTGTTAACGATTATGGAGATATAAATATTGATCGTTCAAGTGTGAAAGGCGAAACTAGCCATGAAACCATGAAAAATTTTAGGGAAGTTATTAGAGTAAGTGAAGAGCTGCAAAAAGAAGTGAATCGTGTACATAGTGAAGGAAGTTTTCCACTTGTTTTAGGAGGTGATCATAGTATTAGTATCGGTTCTATTGCAGGACTTGCTAAATCGTATAAAAATCTAGGAGTGATTTGGTACGATGCTCATGCTGATTTAAATACTGCTGAAACATCACCGTCAGGAAATATTCATGGCATGCCATTATCTGTAAATCTCGGTATTGGTCATAATGATCTGATAAACATTGGTGGCTACTGTCCTAAAATTAAGCCTGAAAATATCGTGATTATTGGTGCCAGATCAATAGATGATGGAGAAAAAGATTTAATAAAGGAGAAAGGAATAAAGGTCTATACAATGCATGAAATTGATCGTATAGGTATGACAAAAGTCATCGAAGAAACGATCGAGTATTTAGCTAATCGAACTGATGGTGTTCACTTAAGTCTTGATTTAGACGCTATTGATCCGTTAGATGCTCCAGGAGTAGGAACGCCTGTGATGGGTGGAGTTTCTTATCGAGAAAGCCATTTAGCTCTAGAAATGTTATTTGAAGCAAAAATAATCACATCAGCTGAATTTGTTGAAATAAACCCTATTCTAGATGATAAAAATCGGACAGCAGATGTGGCCGTTGCTTTAGTTACTTCTTTATTAGGGAAAAGGTTACTTTAG
- a CDS encoding NAD(P)/FAD-dependent oxidoreductase, producing MYDVIVIGGGPSGLMAAISASEHGASVLLVDKGDQLGRKLAISGGGRCNVTNRMATDELIKHIPGNGRFMHSPFSVFNNEDIIDFFEKLGIKLKEEDRGRMFPISDKAKSVVETLLKKLRDLKVTMWTNNPVEEVLYDQEMVLGIKLTNGKVIYSKAVIIAVGGKSVPHTGSTGDGYPWARKAGHTITELFPTEVPITSNESFIKKKLLQGISLQNVDLSVINPKGKVIKRHQGDMIFTHFGISGPIALRCSQYVVKALKKFSVDKMEVSIDLFPLKSSEEVFQELVKLAKQGEKKSVKNCLKGYITERLLHFYLEKAAIELNGTFANVPHDAIRQLSRLIKDFTFNVNGTLPLEKAFVTGGGISIKEIHPKTMESKMMKGLFFCGEVLDIHGYTGGYNITVAFSTGYTAGKGAAEKKMLTE from the coding sequence ATGTATGATGTAATCGTAATTGGTGGTGGACCCTCTGGACTAATGGCAGCCATTTCAGCAAGCGAACATGGAGCTAGTGTACTGCTTGTTGATAAGGGAGATCAATTAGGTCGAAAACTAGCCATATCTGGTGGCGGTCGTTGTAATGTTACAAACCGGATGGCAACTGATGAATTGATAAAGCATATACCTGGAAACGGCCGTTTTATGCATAGTCCATTCTCAGTATTTAATAATGAGGATATTATAGATTTTTTTGAAAAACTGGGTATTAAATTAAAAGAGGAAGACCGTGGCCGGATGTTTCCTATAAGTGATAAAGCGAAGAGCGTTGTCGAAACTCTACTGAAGAAACTCCGCGACTTAAAGGTAACGATGTGGACAAATAATCCTGTAGAAGAGGTGCTTTACGATCAAGAAATGGTCTTGGGGATAAAACTAACAAACGGTAAAGTTATCTACAGTAAAGCTGTGATTATTGCTGTTGGCGGCAAAAGTGTGCCTCACACCGGTAGCACTGGTGATGGCTATCCATGGGCACGTAAAGCTGGTCACACGATAACTGAACTATTTCCAACCGAAGTACCGATTACCTCAAATGAGTCTTTTATAAAAAAGAAGTTATTGCAAGGGATCTCTTTGCAAAATGTTGATTTATCTGTGATTAATCCAAAAGGAAAGGTGATCAAACGTCATCAAGGTGATATGATTTTCACTCATTTTGGTATTTCAGGACCAATTGCACTTCGTTGTAGTCAGTATGTTGTCAAAGCGTTAAAAAAGTTTTCTGTTGATAAAATGGAAGTCAGTATTGATCTTTTTCCTCTGAAAAGTTCTGAGGAAGTTTTTCAAGAGTTAGTTAAGTTAGCAAAGCAAGGCGAAAAAAAATCAGTAAAAAATTGTTTAAAAGGCTATATTACCGAACGTTTACTTCATTTTTATTTAGAAAAAGCTGCTATTGAACTTAATGGAACATTTGCTAATGTACCACATGATGCAATCCGCCAATTATCAAGATTAATTAAAGACTTTACTTTCAATGTAAATGGAACATTACCTCTAGAAAAAGCTTTTGTAACCGGAGGTGGAATTTCTATAAAAGAAATTCATCCAAAGACGATGGAATCAAAAATGATGAAAGGCTTATTCTTTTGTGGCGAAGTGTTAGACATTCACGGCTATACCGGTGGCTATAACATTACCGTCGCTTTTTCCACAGGTTACACAGCTGGAAAAGGAGCTGCCGAAAAAAAAATGTTGACAGAATAG